From the Vibrio ziniensis genome, the window ACTATTGGACTAGCTGGTGCTGGCGGGAAAATTCAGGACGCATGCGACATCTGCATATCCGTCCCTTCTATGCACACTCCAAGAATTCAAGAATGTCACATTCTTATCGGTCACATAATCTGTGGATACGTTGAAGAGAAATATTTCCGTGGAGAGTAAAGACAATATAACTGCGATAATCTTATGTGGCGGTTTAGGTACGCGTCTTAGAACAATAACTCATGATTTGCTTCCTAAACCAATGGTTGAAGTTGCGAGTCGGCCGTTTCTAGAGTACCTACTAGATTACCTGATCTCGCAAGGAGTAAAAAAAGCTGTATTAGCAGTTTCATACCATAAAGAACTTATTCTTGAACATTTCGGTAATCAGTATCGTGACCTAAATATTATCTATTCAGTTGAAGAGCAACCATTAGGAACAGGCGGAGCGATTAAACACGCAATGCAACATTACGTGGATCCTAGCTCTGAATTAGTATTAATTTTGAATGGTGATACCTTTGTTGAATATGACCTTGATGACATGTTGAATAAAATTGAAAGCATGAACAATAAGTTAGTCATGGCAGTTAAATCATTTCCGAACACAGACCGTTACGGGCGGGTAACCGTTAACGAAGATGCTAAGATTACAGCGTTTGAAGAGAAGAAAAGTGGTGAGTCTGGCCAAATTAATGCTGGTGTTTACCTGCTTGTGACATCATTCATAGATCATTTCCCTCAGCTAACAAAATTTTCATTTGAAACCGACTTTTTAGAAAATAGAGTAGATAAGAATGAAATCTACGCCTCTAACGTTAGCGGATATTTTATAGATATAGGTGTTCCCAAAGATTATCATTGTGCTCAAATAGATTTTAACAATGAACTGGTTTTTAAGTATGAAGAGTGAAATTGTTAGTCTAACATCAATAAGAGGTATAGCTGCGATTTGGGTTGCCATATTTCATTTTGTAATACCATTTAATCGTGAAGTCGCTTGCATCTCTTGTCATCTACCTCCACTTGATAAAGCATATTTGTCAGTTGACTTATTCTTCATATTGAGTGGATTTATCATGTGTTATGTTTATATGGATAAATATAAACAATGTAAAGAAGATAAAAGAACAAGAAATTTTTATATTAGTTTCATCCAAGCAAGAATCGCAAGAATATATCCACTACACTTAGCTACTCTTATATTTTTCTCGCTTTGGATCTTAACACTATACACATTAATAGATAACTACAAAATTTCCGAGCGTAACAATATAGAAACTTACATATACAATTTATTTTTAATACATGCTTGGGGTGTTTGGAATGATGTCACATGGAACTATCCATCATGGTCTATCAGTGCTGAATTATTTGCTTACTTATTATTTCCTATAATCCTTTCTTTGGTCGGATTTTTTTTGAAAAATAGTTTAATACCGTTAGCTCTGGTCTGTGTTGTATCTATAGAAGCCCGTTCTTGGATTGATTTTGATATCGGTCAGGGAGCCGCTATTTATAGATGCATCTCTGAGTTTACTTTAGGTATAATCGGTTACTTTATTTATACTAACAACAAAAAAACAATAGAAATATTAGAAAACAATATATTTCAATTTTTGTTACTGGCTTCGATTATACTCCTTTCATTTACATCCATACGAGACAGCATTATTATAGCGTTATTTTTACCTTTAATTCTATCACTATCTAACGATAAGGGTTTCTTATCAAAAATCCTTAACATTAAACCTCTGTATTATTTAGGATTAATATCTTACTCTATTTACTTAACGCATGCTCTTGTAATGATGGTGTATAGAGATTTTCGTATTTATTACTTTAAAACATCTGGTTCATTGGGCTTTGAAGTAGAAGTTTTCATTCTAATTATGTTGATATCCACTACAATTTTTCTGTCTTGGTTTACTTATATTTACATAGAGAAGAAAATGAGAGTTTATTTAAATATGATATTTAAATTAGATATTATAAAAAGGCCACTTTTAGCTAAACTATTTAAGAATGAATAATGCTTTCGTTTTTCATGCGCTAATAACTTAATATTAATTAAGGTGGATTATATGAAATTCTCAGTAAGTGATGATATCGATCCAAAAAGTGAAAGAGCACAATTCCTCTTTGGTCGTGGTGCTTGGCCTGCGTTACACCGCATTAATTATGACATAAATTTAATATATCAAGCTGCTGAAGAATGGAAGAAGGATTTGGAAGGTATTGAGAAACCTTGGCTAGTCTGGAATGCACATGATGATTGGTGCATTGTTCAACAAAAATTAATAGAAACTGCAGGATGGACTCCACTTGTCGGCTGTGACCCCCGCATAGGAAAACCAAGTCAGTTGTCAAAAAATGCTGTTTATTACGACTTCAACAAGACATTAAAACTCCCTTTTGTACATCCAGTATTCGTACTGGAGTTTGTCTTTCTATTTTTAGAGAAATTAGCTTTCTGGCATTCAGATTTATTAATACCTGAACGTAAAATGAAAATATTAGCTCAGCAGTTTTCAGAGCTCAAAGATGGACAGACAAGCGCTGTGAAGCTCTGGAGACCTTCTAGATTTTGGAGGGAGCCAGAAAGAGCTTGGGAGCTAGTAGGATGCACGACCAAATCTGCGTCTCGCCATCAATTCGAAGTCGGTTCAGGTTGGTGGAGCAACGTCTATGCTCATATTAACTGTGAGAGCCAAAAGGAGTCAGATTTTCGGAGAAAGAAACTATGCTGGGACCATGGAGCCGGCATCAAATACTGGAAAGACAAATATGGTGGTGATCTGCAATATATCCCTTTGAGCTTTGTAGAAAAAGGGCATTTTTCGCCTACTTCACACCCAAATTTATTTAAAAGACTAAAACATGATATCGGTAGAGATCTTCAAGCTCAGCTAGAATCACAGTTTGGAGTTTCAGCGGCTTGCAAAAAGGTAGGTATCGATTATATAAAGCTTATTAATAGCTAATTTCATACCATGTAAATAAAACTAATATTAAATATCACTTAATATAATCAAGGTTCGATATGAATAGGATTGTAAGTGTTGACACTTTTCGTGTGCTAGCCATAATTTCTGTAATTTCGATACATACGTCGCCATTTCGAGAATGTCTAGATACTTCGTTTTGTGGGTATTTGGATGTCCTATTTAATCAAGGTGCGCGTTTCGCTGTACCATTTTTCTTCACTATCTCCGGATATTTCTTTGCTGAAAAGGCTAAACATGATAGAGCAACTATTCCAACCATGATAAGTTATATCAAGAAGTTGATCTTTATTTGGATGTTTTTTTCGGCGATTTATATTTTTCCTTACAACCTGCTTTCCATTCTTGATCATGGTATACTTGGTCCTGCGAAAGTAGTCTATTGGAACTTATTAAGAATAGCAGAAAATCCAGTTTTATTTCTTTTTCAAGGGAGCCAAGCTCACTTATGGTTTTTAGTTAGCCTTTCAATATCAATACTTATAGCGTCATTGTTTATACATTTTTTCAAACCAAAAAACATTATATATTTAGTATTAATTTCTCTATTTTTATATATTTTTGGAGTACTATCTAAATCATATTCTGAGACACCAATTGGAATTAAATTCAACTTTAACACAAGGAATGGTCCATTTTTTAGCACGATTTTCTTTGTTATAGGTTATGTACTTTCAGGTTATAAAATAACAAATAGGCATATTGTACGTGGATTCATTATCATGCTTTTAGGTTATGTTATATCTTTTGGAGAAATATATTATCTTAGTTCTATTTATGGAATTCCACCGATAGAACATGACTATGTTTTTGGCACGTTATTTATTGGTTTGGGGACGTCTCTAATAGCTTTATCAAATCACTCTATACTTAATATAAAAATTTTATCTAAATTTGGGAAATATACACTTGGCATATATGGGATTCATTTTGTTTTTGTTAGTTTATTAAGTGATATAGACAAACAAACCTCTAACCCAGCATGGGAAATCGGATACATATTCTTGGTTTTCCTTCTATCTACTGCCACAACAATAAAATTATCTAATTATAAGAAACTTAATAAATTTTTTGTATGATAAATGTAAATTTCATTCTCCGTAAGCCTTCACCAGTACGTACAAATACCTCACATACAAAGCAATTTAACAGTGTGCTTCTAGTGTTCAATGCAAGGTACAGGTGTTTTTGCTTAAAAATATCCATGCACCGCTGGCGAACTGCCTGCTCTTTTAACGTCCGCCAAGTGCGAATGCGTGAAGTTTAGGGCTAAATTTTTTAAAGTTATGATTAACAATTATACTTAATATCACAGTGATAATAGGAGCAGTTAACCAATAAATAAAATATGGACCATTGGGAAATAATTTTTGGTAAATTAGCCAGATCATTAAGATTAGCGGACCATGAGCCAAAAATGTGAAAAAACTGTGGTGGGTAAATTTGCGAACAGTATTACCTATGTTTGTACCCATTATCAATGACATTGATGGCCATACAAGTATGGGGGAAATTAGCCGTAATGGCTCCCTGTTATCGATCTTATACGCTATCATCCCGGCTGCTATAGACAGAAAAATAGCCAGCAATAATGGTGCGTATTTATCCAGAGCAGTTAGATCCCACTCTTTGTGTGCAGCTAGCGCACCAAGATAGAAGCTAACTAACATAGAGTTTCTACTGATTAGACCTCCATCTAAGTTAAAGTAATAGATGACCAGCACAACAATGAAGCCACAATATGGGATAGTTTTCAGCAATGGCCATAGCAGTGGAGATAAAATAGAAAGAACAAATAGATCACGTAGAAAGCCTGTAGGATAGTTTATTGCGGAGCCGTATAAACTGGTTACGGCGCCGAGCCAGTTTATTAACTCAAAAGGAAATAGTTGCACTGAAAAGTTATAATCAAAAAGTGTATGTTTTTGAATGAAATATACAGCTATCGCCAAAGGGAGATTCCATAATATCAAGGGTATTAATATCGAATTAACTTTATTTTTAATTAATTTTTGAGGGGATAAATGGAGAGATGATGTGAAGATGATATAACCTGATATCGCAGTTAAAACTGGAATAGTGGCCCTAAAAACTCCAAAAGTAAAAAATGCCTTAATATAATCGAATTCAGACATAGTACCAACGTCTTTTAATGGCTGATAAGGCGGTAAGTGTAAAACTATGATACCTATTATCATTAGGAATCTTGTTACCCAGATTCTGTCACTAATTTCTTTGTCCATTGTTATCTCCATACTAACTAATTGAATGTAGTATATTTCATACTGATACAAGATCGATTATCATGACAACTGTGATTTCACAGCTAGTGTAGTAGTTTACTTAGCATATTTTCGATAAACATATTTATAAAAATTTTTAATACAACTATCTATAAATAACCAATCTGTTAATTTTTCCTTAAAAATCAATACGCATATATATAATGTTAAAAATAAAATTAAGAAAAATGATACACCAATTATTATTAAATTGACTATAGCTAATGAAGAAAAATGGTAGTTTATACTTATATAATCTGCAATACAATAGGATAGTAAATTACAAGATACGATAGGAATAACGGATATAAAGAATCTACTGATACTAATTCCTACATGTTTCATTAGTATAAATAGCAAAAATAGAGAGCTCAGAAATCCAAGAACCATTTTGGAAATAATAACAGCTTCTAATCCTCGTTCCTTTAGCGAAAGGTAATAAATAACACCAAATAGTATGGAACTAACCAGCTCAAACTTGAATAAAAATTTAACTCTTCCCAGTAACGTTATAACTCCAAACATGATTCCACATAAGTTGCTATTAATTAATTGAATTGCGATTAATGGCAAAATATTTACTACTATTTTCCACTTGTCAGAATCACCTAGAAACAATTCAACTATAGATGTAGATAATAGGAAAAAAATTGTTGCTATCGGTGTAGTCACCAATACACTTATGAACAGAGTTTTTTGAATTTTCTCCCTAAAATCCTTATCATCGCTTAATAATTGACCAAGACCTGGGAATACAGCATCGGTTATTGGTGATAACAGTAAACTAGAAGGTATAGATATTATTCTTTGAGATATTGTATAAGCACCTAATTCAATAACACCGAGCAATTTAGTAATAAGTATCTGATCTATTTTTCCACTAGTATAATTGACCATTCCTTTCAATAATGTCCACTGCGAAAAAGCTATTTGTTTGTAAAATGATCTTAAGCAAAATTTAGGTCGATATTGATAGAATAAATAGGTTAAAGACGTATATATGAAATAGTGAAAAATAGTACCAAAAATGAATGCCCAATAGTTACGGATTAAAATAGCTAAAGTTATTGTTAAAGAGAAACTGCACACCTTTGAAATCAGTTCCAGTTTCATAATTTTCTTGAACTTCATTTCCTTTTTAGCTAAAATAACCCCAATGTTATTAAGACCTACAAGTACAGGTACTGTAGCCAATAACATCAAAACTTGTGTTAATCTTGGCTCATTAAAAAATACAGATGCATAGTGGGAAAATGATAAAATCAGTAAAGAGATAGCTAACTTTACTATTAATTGTAATGTCCATGATGTATCAATATCTTCATTAGTTAAAGATGTGCTTTTAATAATGTACTCTTCTGTGCCTAATCTTGATAAAATTTCAAAAAAGGCTGTTACTAATGTCGCCGTCGCTACTAGGCCGAAGTCGCTAGGAGTTAGAATACGAGCAAGAATCAGTGTAGAGACTACTCCCATTACTGATGTTACCCATTTAACTATTGTTATCCATAGTGTTGCACTTAAAACTTTAGATACAAAACTCATCTTCTATTCTTCAACAATCTGTTTTTCGATATGTTCTAGTAACTTACGACATATCACTTCAGGATCAATACATTCACGCTTTGAATATATAAGTGCATTTTTAGAAAAAAATTCATAATTTTTCTGTTCAAGCATATGTTTGAAACTTTTTTGCCAATCATCTAAAGAAGAATCAACAGGCAAGTTTATTCCTCCGCTTCCTACAGACTCTGGCAGTCCACCTGTATCACTGGCAAGAACGGGAATTCCACTACAGTGGGCTTCTGTAGCAATCCTTCCCCAAGTTTCTTGCCAACGGCTAGGCATCAAAATCAATTTCGTTTGTTTATATACTTCTTTCATGTCTTGGAATGGTCCGACGATCGTGATGTTTTCCGGGAGTTTTTCGTTTTCCATAAATTTTGTTAAAATTTCTCTTCCATTTTTTTTTGCTAATACAAACAGAAATTTAAGATCTGAATTTATTTTTGCCAGTTCAATAGCTATTTTTAGACCTTTATGAGGGGAAGGGTTAACAAAGGAAATATAATTATTAGATGAATTAACTTTATATGATTCAGGGAATACAACTGGAGGTAAAACCAATGAAACATTCTTACTTAAATGTGCTTTTTTTGTAAATTCAGAATTTGCTATATAGGTGATATTCATGGTGTCGAACAATGAATTTTCACAATTCAATTCATCAGGAGTATGTAGATAGCTAATAACTGGAATAGAATATTTACTAAGCGCTTTAAGTATTTCAAAATACTTATGACCTCCTTGGAGGATGATAGCATCAGGTAAAAAATCTGAAATAACCCTATCAACGTTTTTATATAATTCGAATGCTCTATATGCAGTATAACCATTCATATGGTCACGACTTACAGGGGAATGGCTAAAAAATCTTTGAATTTTTGCAGATATCCCTAGTCTAGACACTCCCCCATTTAGACTACATGCTACTGCAACTTTCTGCTTCAAATTTATAAGCTCTTTACAAATCAAGTCGGTATTAAGCTCCATTCCTCCGTATATCTCTGGTAAATACTTGTGATTGGTAATAAATAATATTTTCATCAGTTCACCTTAGTGACTACTACGTTAATATAATGCTAACTTATGATAACTATTTCCCTTTAACCGTAGCTAATTTGACAAAACTTTCTATACCAAGCATAAATCGTAACTGTTTCTTTATGTAATTAAAAACACTTTTATCCTCAGGAATGTATGAACTCCATGGTGTATATTTTAAATACTTAAAATACACTCTTTGATAAGGATGGTTGCAAGTATATATCCATGGCCTAGCATTGCCATTAAAATGGACAATTTTAACATTTTCTCTAATACGAGATAATTCTCTAACACCTAATTTCTTAAACAATTCCTTTTTAAAAAAAGGAGTAATAGCATTATATGTATAATCTAGAGTTAGTCTTTTTTTATAAAAAACGCCATTCAAAGCATCTTGATCCGGATTCAAAGCAATATCACTATTCTTTAGTAAAAAATCTAATATTTTTTGTCTTCCATCTTCAAGTCGCCATTGTTTCAAATTGAAAATAAGCACACCTGAGTTGAAGTACTCATATTCTAAAGGTAGATGGCAACGATTATGGCTCGTCGCAAATGGGATATTGACGGATGCTAAGACATTATCTTTCAGATCTATTTCAAACAGCTCAGAAATACTATCAACGACTATAGTATCTACGTCTAAATACAGGACTTTTTCTACATCATCACCGAAAAATTCGTCAACCCACAACCTTAAATAAATATTCTTTTGATAATGACCTATCTGTGGAAAATCAATGAGCTTTTCTTTCTGGAAATCAACTATTTCCAATACAGCATTATCAAAACAATTGACACAAGCCTTTAAATTTTTTTGACTCGATTCACTCAATCCCATGCCTACAACTACAATAGAAAACCTTTCTCTCGGGTTGTTTTTTAGTAACGAGACCGTGCATACCCCACAGTGTTGGGCAAATTTTTCATCTGTTGTAAATAGTATATTGTGCATTTAGTTAACACCGTTACTGCTAGTTTATATGATTAACGAAAACTGGGATTTTCTGATCAATTCATCCCTAACTCTGACGTAAATGTCCTCAACATCCTTAATCAAGTCGCTTTCTAATTCTATGTCATCATAACTATTGTCACTTTTCGAAACATGGCCGATGTCAATTTTGGAAGATGAGTCACCATAATTTTTCTTGCCTGTTAACTCAAATTTTTTATACTCCGACTTTAATTTACTCTTCAGACCAATTCTGTTCGTTAGAAACTCTAAGGATTCATTCGTTTTATTAACTAAACACTCCGCGTCTATGTATGTGATTTTATTTGTATCTTTTATATTACAAATAATATTTCCGATATCACTGACACGTTTAGTATAATAATTTGTGGCACCTTCAACTTGCGCAAACTCATGCTTTGGTTCTAGGTTTCTGTATAGTTTACATATACTTTTTATAGTTCTTTCTGGAGAACGTAACATAAAAATGAAAGAGCAGTTTTCTCTATTAAGTATAGTTTCATTCAAATAGTGTTCACTATGTAGTATCTTATCAAAATAAAATTTCGTTGGAACTTCCTTACTATTCGCTGAATGAAACATAATCTTCTGCTTTAACAAACTTTTCCAACTGTAATATCCAGTGTGCATTTCATAATAACCAGATATTTCATCTGAACTTCCAAGTAGGTGTCCCAACAGTGTAGTATTAGCCCTCATATGACTAATAAGAAATATATGTTGGCTAGGTATTATTAGTTTGGGGTAGCGTAATAAACTCTTAATCATTCTTTCCACCTACGATAGCTGATTCAAGTTCTTTATCATCTATGATTTTTATATTTTCAGATATGATATCATCACAAGAATTAATCATATTATAGTTTTCCCACTCTACTTTCTTTCTCTCTGTTAGAAATTCCTTCGAGCTCCAATGCGAAAACTCATCAATAGCGGTATTTTTTATTTCATAGACTCTCATATCTAAAAATTTAGTCTTGACTACTTTATAGAACCTTGCCTTCAATACCTCAAGTAATTTATCTTTTTCAAAAAACACATCCGAACGGTTAGGGAATATTCGAATTTCATTATTGATATCATTGGTGACGCTAAAAATTAATTTATCTTTTAAATAAATAGTTTGAACTTCTATTTCTATAAATACAGGCCATAAAGACGTCAGATTCGATAATACTTGTTTAAATTTTCTTTTATCACAAGGGTGTAGCAGCATATCTGCATCCCATTTACAAACGTAAGCATAGTGGCATTTAGATAGACACCAGTTGTAATAATATGCCAATGAACTAACTGAATTTTGGGGAGTATTCGCATTTTCATCACCACAGCGGCTCACATTATGAGGATACTGATAGATATTTATTGCTTTATCTTTATTCTTCTCTACGAAGTCTTTTACAATGGCAACTGTATTATCTGTACTACCATTATCTACAAATATAACTTCATCAAATACATCACATACTGAGTTGAGACAGGCGAGAATTTTATCCTCTTCATTTTTGACCCTAAGCATACATGACACACCTTTGGTCCTACTAATTCTGTTCAACTTAAAATCAAAGTCTTTGTATTTTTCAATATTTGTAAAATTTCGTCTAAAATTAGGTCCCAACACTCTCCTAGGAAGTTCGATAAGAGAGATAGTCTTATTTATAATAGATTTCATTTACTCATCCCGGTTAGACATTTAAAATATAAATAGGAAGTAAATAAAAGCCATTTCAATGTAAATCGCATTCCTAATGCCTGGCGAGAATAAATCAAACCTTCTTTAAACTTTTCCTGATTGTAGAATCCTTCAGCCATTTTCTTTAGAATATACATTTTACCAGTAGTACAATGGTCAATTATGAGTCGATTATTTGATAACGAGATGCCTTTATCATAGACTCTCATTTGATAGATCAGTTTTTCAGCAAAACTCACTAATGTTGACATGTTATCCTTCTTCTTAACATCAGGAATATTGTGCTTAGATACTACGGCAGGGTTATAAAAAATCACCGCAGCATTATCAATAGTTCTTATATAAAAATCTCTATCACATTCATATCTGATATTTTCGTCCATTCCGCCAATAACCTGGTATAGGTCTTTTTTGATTATGGTACAGTTTAGATGTGCGAATCCTTTACTCTTTAAAAGAAAAGGGATGTCAACTAGGCAGCTTCCTTGATTGTCAGCTGTTTTGTCAGATATTTGATCCCTTAAGTCTTCTATCCATACATCTTGTTCTTTTCTAGAACCATCTGAATAGTAAGCACTTTGATTGGTATAATAAACATCAACTTCTTTAGATGAATTTAAAATCGACTTGGATGCTCGGGATAAATGTTGGGGATCTGTCCAATAGTCATCATCATCAAGAAAGCAAACATATTTCCCAGACGCCATACTGACACCATAATTCATTGAATAACTCTGTCCGTGGCCTAAAGGACGATGTATTAATTCATAAAAACGAACTTTCCCATCTGAGCCATGCTTAGATTTTATAGAATTGTAGCCTTCCAAAAATTCTTTAGTTGAACCATCATTAACCACGATAATTTCATAAGAATCAAATTCTTGAGACAATACAGAATCAAGCGCCATTTTGAATAATTGAGGCCGATTCCTTGTTGGAATAACGACAGAGAATATTATTTTTTTTGGACGTTCTTCCATTAACGGTTACTCCCTATCATGTCTTGTGGTCTTACAATTTCAGTATTGTCTAATTCATTAAACCAGGTGATATAATCAGCAATAGTTTGTTTAAACTTGAGAAGATCATCACCATGCATAACATAAGGTGTTAGTTTCGCTGTAGAGCTTGGGGAATGGAAAGAGAGCAAAAAGTCTGTTTGACCAATATTTATCTGTGACTCAGTAACCTGCTTCATTTGACTAAAAGTGAAGCCTTCCGGTGATAGGCGATAACGCTTAATCCGCATCAACTTGCCAACTAAACGTGTTATCAAACTAGCTTGAATTTTAGTGAATAATTCTGGTCGATTATTCAAATAGCGGCTCACCCAAGGAAACAAAGATATTATAGAGCTCGTATGCGGAAAATAAGTTATATGACTATCACAAAATCTTTTATTCGAGTAATGACTAAAGTCAGGGCCATTCTGGCGACTAAAATCACAGTAAGCACTAATACTCAGATCCATGTTGTACGCCAGCTCTTTTAAAATAGACTGTGTATTGGGACCAATACCATAGCGTCCTGCGAGATAAGTCTTAGGACGAGTTCCGGTGGCTTTTTCAATGGCGTCAGTTAATACTTTCAGTTTTGCATATTCTTGTTCTTTAGTAAGGTTCCCTGGATAAGAATACTCTGCCGGTACTTCATCATGACTATTTTCAAAAGGTGGACATACCCATGGATGTTGGTGGGCAGCAAACTCTACTTTGTCACCGGAAACGTATTTGTAATGTTCCACGACCTTGCAACCACCTTCGCTAGTTACGAATGGATAGTCCATTGCTAATGTCACTTTCCCTCCAAGCTCAATGATGTCATCGACAATTTCAATCAGTGAGTCAGCATGTGTCACTGTGGTATTTGAACGATAGAAGCCTCTGTTCCAATCAAATTCTTCTTCTGCATGAATAACTATCGCTAACCTTACCTCAGACATAGCTGAACCTCTTTAACAATATCTGACAGTCCGTTTACAGCACTACTAATCTTCTGATAGCAACCTTTAATCTCATCGACACTTTTCCCATATGGGTCTTCAATTTCGGGTATCAGCGGGAGACGAGCTTCGACTAGATCCGCAGCACAAAATGCATGATTTATCCGATAATAAGAACGCAATTTTTGATGGTTACTTTCATCGAAATAAATCAAAATGTCTGACTCATTAACATCACTTTGTGTTAACCACTTAGATCTATGTTCCGCTATATCATAGTCCAGTTCAGATGCCGCCTTTACTGCATCATCTGGACTAAAACGCTGTTCATGCATATGAAATCCAAACGAATCACATTGAATATCTGTATTGATTTCAGCTATCAGCGATTTCATACAAGCTTCGGCAAATGGGCTACGCATAATATTGCCAAAGCAGACAAACACAATTCGTCTATTACTGTCCGCCAACATCA encodes:
- a CDS encoding glycosyltransferase family 2 protein; amino-acid sequence: MEERPKKIIFSVVIPTRNRPQLFKMALDSVLSQEFDSYEIIVVNDGSTKEFLEGYNSIKSKHGSDGKVRFYELIHRPLGHGQSYSMNYGVSMASGKYVCFLDDDDYWTDPQHLSRASKSILNSSKEVDVYYTNQSAYYSDGSRKEQDVWIEDLRDQISDKTADNQGSCLVDIPFLLKSKGFAHLNCTIIKKDLYQVIGGMDENIRYECDRDFYIRTIDNAAVIFYNPAVVSKHNIPDVKKKDNMSTLVSFAEKLIYQMRVYDKGISLSNNRLIIDHCTTGKMYILKKMAEGFYNQEKFKEGLIYSRQALGMRFTLKWLLFTSYLYFKCLTGMSK
- a CDS encoding glycosyltransferase; the encoded protein is MKSIINKTISLIELPRRVLGPNFRRNFTNIEKYKDFDFKLNRISRTKGVSCMLRVKNEEDKILACLNSVCDVFDEVIFVDNGSTDNTVAIVKDFVEKNKDKAINIYQYPHNVSRCGDENANTPQNSVSSLAYYYNWCLSKCHYAYVCKWDADMLLHPCDKRKFKQVLSNLTSLWPVFIEIEVQTIYLKDKLIFSVTNDINNEIRIFPNRSDVFFEKDKLLEVLKARFYKVVKTKFLDMRVYEIKNTAIDEFSHWSSKEFLTERKKVEWENYNMINSCDDIISENIKIIDDKELESAIVGGKND